The window GAGGGGCGGGGGCTGTCCGGCGGGGGCGGACGCGGGGGGCGGGGTCGCGTCGGCGGGGTGGGGGGAGGTCGCGCGGGGGGCGGGTGGGTCGGTGGGCCCGGAGGCGCTCGGTCCGGTCGGCCGGGGGGCGAGGGGGAGCGCGCCGGGTCGCTCGGCGGCCTCGGCCGCGGGCGCGGGCGGGGGGAAGTGTCCGCTCGGCCGGGGCGTGGTCGGGAGGGGGATCGGTTGTTCGGCGGGCGGCAGGGCCGGGGGGCGTTCGGCGGACGCGGAGGTGGTGGGGCGGGCTGGGGGCCGTTCGGTGGGCGGGGGAGTGGGCGCCGGGGGTGAGGGGCGCTCGCGGGGCCCGGTGGCGGGGACGAGTACCGGGGGTTGCCCGGCCGGCTCCTCGGCGGGCGGCAGGGCCGGGGGGCGTTCGGCGGACGCGGAGGTGGTGGGGCGGGCTGGGGGCCGTTCGGTGGGCGGGGGAGTGGGCGCCGGGGGTGAGGGGCGCTCGCAGGGCCCGGTGGCGGGGACGAGTACCGGGGGCTGCCCGGCCGGCCCCTCGGCGGGCGTGTGCGGTGGTGGACCGGCCGGCTCGGGGGCCGTGGGCAGGGAAGCCGGGGCCGTGGCCGGTCGGGAGGCGGACAGGAGGGAGGCCGGGGCGGCCGCCGACGCGGCGGCCGGCTGCGGTGCGTCGTCGGCGGCTGCGGACACGGCGGCCGGCCGTGGCGGGCTGTCCGTGGTGTGCGGTGCCGGCGTGCTCCCCGTGGCGGGCGCCGCCTCCCGGGCCGGTTCCCGCCCGAGGCTCTGCGGCAGCACCTGCCTGACCTCGTGGACGGGCTGCGAGGTGTCCGGGACAGGGTCGGGAGCGGGCCCCCGGAGCAGCCCTCTCAGGCGTTCCGGCAGTACCTCCGGCAGGACGACGTCCGCGCCCCACTTGCCGCCCTCGCCCGGCACCAGGAGTTCCGCCACGTCCAGGACGTGGTGGCCCGCCATGGAGGGCAGGCAGCGGCCGCGGGCGGGACCGATGGCGGACGCCCAGTCGGGCGGGATCGCGGCCAGCCCCTGGGTGGCCCCGGCCAGCGCGCCGGCCACCGCCGCCGTCGTGTCGGCGTCGCGGCCCATGTTGACGGCCGTCAGCACCGCCTCCCGGAAGTCGCCGTCCGCCGCCGCGTACGCGCCGAAGGCGAGGGCGACCGCCTCCGGGGCCAGGTCGGTCCAGGGGTAGCCGCCGATGACCACCGCGGAGCGGACCGCCCGCTCGCCGCGGTGGGCCACGGTGACCGCGCGCCGCAGGGAGCGGGCCGTCCAGGAGTCGTCCGGGACGACCGCGAGGGCGGAGGCGATCACCACCGTCACCGGCGCTCCCGCCATCGCCGCGGCCACTCCCGCGGCGACCGCCTGGCCGCCGTAGATGCCCTCGCCCTCATGGCTGATCGAGCCGTCCACGGCCACCAGCCGGGCCGCCTCCCCGGGGCGTCCCGCCGCGAAGACCCCGAAAGGAGCCGCCCGCATCGCGAGCCCGTCGCTCCAGGCATGGCGGTGCTGGGCGGAGATGGGCGCGGCCAGGCCCCGGCGGAGGTTCTCCAGGGTGCCGCGTTCGCTGAAGCCCGCGCCCCGGAAGGGGCCCTCGGCCCGGTCCGCGATCCACTCGTGCCAGGCCGCCTCCACATGGGCCGGGGTCAGCGCGGAGCCGTGCCGGGCGAGCAGCAGCCCGGAGAAGATCGCGTACTCGGTGTCGTCCGTGCCGGACGGCCTGTCGGTGACGTACCCGGTGATACGGCCCCAGCGGGCGCGGATCTCGGACGGTCTGAGGTTCTCCGCCGGCGCCCCCAGCGCGTCACCGACCGCAAGGCCCAGCAGGGCGCCGCGGGCCCGTTCGCGGAGTTCGGCGGCGTCCCCGGGCGCCGGGACCGGGGGATTGCGAGCGATCGACACCATCGGGCGGCCTCCTTCGCAGGACCACTTTGCGGATGTGTCCCACGACAGCCGTCGCCACGAGCCTCCACGGACGTGGAGTCACCCGCTCGGCATCTGAGCAGCTCTTCGCACGAACGAGCGACCGACGGTAAAAGCGCAGGTTAGCCCAGCCTTTCCTTGCTGGCGGGATCGGAATGATCAGCGTAGGTTCGGGGTTATCAAAAAGTAGAACTCGTCCAAAGTTAGCTTTGGCTAAGCTATCCCCGGGGGTCCCGCATGGCCATCATCGACACCGAGGCCGCGCTGCACGAGGCGCACCGCGACAACCACACCCACCGCGACGTCAACGGCGGCTGGCTGCGCCCCGCCGTCTTCGGCGCGATGGACGGCCTGGTCTCCAACCTCGCCCTGATGACCGGTGTGGCCGGCGGTTCGGTGGGTCAGCAGGCGATCGTCCTCACCGGGCTCGCGGGCCTCGCCGCCGGCGCCTTCTCCATGGCGGCCGGCGAGTACACCTCCGTCGCCTCCCAGCGCGAGCTGGTCGAGGCCGAGCTCGACGTCGAGCGCCGTGAGCTGCGCAAGCACCCCCAGGACGAGGAGGACGAGCTCGCCGCGCTCTACGTCGCCCGCGGGGTGGAGCCCGCGCTGGCCCGGGAGGTGGCGCGGCAGCTGTCGAAGGACCCCGAGCAGGCCCTGGAGATACACGCCCGCGAGGAGCTGGGCATCGACCCCGGCGATCTGCCCTCGCCCCTGGTCGCGGCCGTCTCGTCCTTCGGTTCGTTCGCCCTCGGCGCCCTGCTGCCCCTGCTGCCGTACCTGCTCGGCGCGACCGCGCTGTGGCCCGCCGTGCTACTCGCTCTCGCCGGTCTCTTCGGCTGCGGTGCCGTCGTGGCCAAGGTGACCGCACGGAGCTGGTGGTACAGCGGTCTGCGGCAGCTCGCTCTCGGTGGCGCGGCGGCCGGTGTGACGTACGCCCTGGGCAGCCTGTTCGGAACGGCCGTAGGATAGCGCCGCCGGTACTTATGCATTGGGCTGTATAAGTAGCCGTTACTCACTGGTTTCGAATGCTTAACCGGTGGGCATGAGCCGTAAGCACTGCGGGCAATGACGCCCGCCGCATCCCCGTGGGGTGGGCCGACGAGGCTCCCCCCGCCCCCCAGGGCCGACGGACACCGATCCGACCGATCTCGTCCGCAGTGGTCCCCCGCATACGTTTCGCCGCCCCGCGCGGCACCCCGCCGCACCCGTGTGGCACCCGGCCACGGACCCCGTGGCGTCCGCATGGTGGAACGGAGTATCCGGTTCCCGAGTCCGGATCCATCATGTAACCTGCACGAAATTTTGCACTTATCGCAGAGGGCCAACGTCGTCCCTCGGCACTTGCCACATGCCACATGACGACGACGGGAGAGCCGATGCGTACGCCGCGCCAGCCGTCCCAGCATTCCGCGAATGGCCAGAACTGGTCCTTCATGGATGCTCGCCCTGCTGCACAGGGTATGTACGACCCCCGCAACGAACACGACGCCTGCGGCGTCGGTTTCGTCGCCACTCTCACCGGCGACGCGTCGCACACGCTGGTCGAGCAGGCGCTCACCGTACTGCGCAACCTGGAGCACCGCGGCGCCACCGGCTCCGAGCCCGACTCCGGCGACGGCGCGGGCATCCTCTCCCAGGTGCCGGACGCCTTCTTCCGTGAGGTGGCCGGATTCGGCCTCCCCGCGGCCGGCTCCTACGCCGTGGGCATCGCCTTCCTGCCGGAGGAGGGGACCGAGGACGCCGTCTCACGTATCGAGACGATCGCGGCCGAGGAGGGCCTCACGGTCCTCGGCTGGCGCGCGGTCCCGGTCGCCCCGGAGCTGCTGGGCGCCACCGCCCGCTCCACCATGCCGGCCTTCCGGCAGATCTTCGTCGAGGACGGCGCCAGCGAGGGCATCGCGCTGGACCGCAAGGCGTTCGCGCTGCGCAAGCGCGCCGAGCGCGAGGTGGGCGTGTACTTCCCGTCCCTCTCCGCCCGGACGATCGTCTACAAGGGCATGCTGACCACCGGCCAGCTGGAGCCCTTCTTCCCGGACCTGTCCGACCGCCGCTTCGCGTCGGCCGTCGCGCTCGTCCACTCGCGTTTCTCCACCAACACCTTCCCGTCGTGGCCGCTCGCGCACCCGTACCGCTTCGTCGCGCACAACGGTGAGATCAACACCGTCAAGGGCAACCGCAACTGGATGCGCGCCCGCGAGTCCCAGCTCGTCTCCGAGCTCTTCGGGGACCGCGACCTCGAGCGCCTCTTCCCGCTGTGCACGCCCGACGCCTCCGACTCGGCCACCTTCGACGAGGTGCTGGAGCTGCTCCACCTCGGTGGCCGCTCGCTACCCCACTCCGTGCTGATGATGATCCCGGAGGCGTGGGAGAACCACGACTCCATGGACCCGGCCCGGCGCGCCTTCTACCAGTTCCACTCCACGATGATGGAGCCCTGGGACGGCCCCGCCTGCGTCACCTTCACCGACGGCACCCAGGTCGGCGCCGTGCTCGACCGCAACGGTCTGCGCCCCGGCCGCTACTGGGTCACCGACGACGGCCTCGTCGTCCTCGGCTCCGAGGTCGGCGTCCTCGACATCGACCCGGCCAAGGTCGTCCGCAAGGGCCGGCTGCAGCCCGGCAGGATGTTCCTCGTCGACACCGCCGAGCACCGCATCATCGAGGACGACGAGATCAAGGCGTCCCTCGCCGCCGAGAAGCCGTACGCGGAGTGGCTGGAGGCCGGCGAGATCGAGCTGGGCGACCTGCCCGAGCGCGAGCACATCGTCCACACCCACGCCTCGGTCACCCGCCGCCAGCAGACCTTCGGCTACACCGAGGAAGAGCTGCGCGTCATCCTCGCGCCGATGGCCCGCAGCGGCGCCGAGCCGATCGGCTCCATGGGCACGGACTCGCCCATCGCGGCCCTGTCCGAGCGCCCGCGGCTGCTCTTCGACTACTTCACCCAGCTCTTCGCGCAGGTCACCAACCCGCCGCTGGACGCGATCCGCGAGGAGCTGGTCACCTCCCTGCGCTCGTCGCTGGGCCCGGAGGGCAACCTGCTGGAGCCCACGGCCGCCTCGTGCCGCTCGGTGACCCTCCCCTTCCCGGTCATCGACAACGACGAGCTGGCCAAGCTCATCCACATCAACGCCGACGGCGACATGCCCGGCTTCAAGGCCGCGACCCTCTCCGGCCTGTACCGGGTCTCCGGCGGCGGCGACTCGCTCGCCGCCCGCATCGAGGAGATCTGCGCCGAGGCCGACGCGGCCATCGACAACGGTGCCCGGCTGATCGTCCTGTCGGACCGGCACTCGGACGCCGAGCACGCCCCGATCCCGTCGCTGCTGCTCACCTCGGCCGTCCACCACCACCTCATCCGCACCAAGCAGCGGACCCAGGTCGGCCTGCTGGTCGAGGCCGGTGACGTCCGCGAGGTCCACCACGTCGCCCTGCTCATCGGCTTCGGCGCGGCCGCCGTGAACCCCTACCTGGCGATGGAGTCCGTCGAGGACCTGGTCCGCGCCGGCACCTTCCTGTCCGGTGCCGAGCCCGAGCAGGCCATCCGCAACCTGATCTACGCCCTCGGCAAGGGCGTCCTGAAGGTCATGTCCAAGATGGGCATCTCCACCGTCGCCTCCTACCGCGGCGCCCAGGTCTTCGAGGCCGTCGGCCTGGACCAGCAGTTCGTCGAGAAGTACTTCAACGGCACCGCCACCAAGATCGGCGGCGTCGGCATCGACGTCATCGCCAAGGAGGTCGCCGCCCGCCACGCCAAGGCCTACCCGGCCTCCGGCATCGCTCCCGCGCACCGCGCGCTGGAGATCGGCGGCGAGTACCAGTGGCGCCGCGAGGGCGAGCCGCACCTGTTCGACCCGGAGACCGTCTTCCGGCTCCAGCACTCCACGCGCACGGGCCGCTACGACATCTTCAAGAAGTACACGGACCGCGTGAACGAGCAGTCCGAGCGCCTGATGACGCTGCGCGGCCTGTTCGGCTTCACGTCGGACCGCCCGTCGATCCCCGTCGACGAGGTCGAGCCGGTCAGCGAGATCGTCAAGCGGTTCTCCACGGGCGCCATGTCGTACGGCTCCATCTCCAAGGAGGCGCACGAGACCCTCGCCATCGCCATGAACCAGCTGGGCGGCAAGTCCAACACCGGTGAGGGCGGCGAGGACCCGGAGCGCCTGTACGACCCGGCGCGCCGCTCGGCGATCAAGCAGGTCGCCTCCGGCCGCTTCGGCGTGACCTCCGAGTACCTGGTCAACGCGGACGACATCCAGATCAAGATGGCCCAGGGCGCCAAGCCCGGCGAGGGCGGCCAGCTGCCCGGCCACAAGGTGTACCCGTGGGTCGCCAAGACCCGTCACTCGACGCCGGGTGTCGGTCTGATCTCGCCGCCGCCGCACCACGACATCTACTCCATCGAGGACCTCGCCCAGCTGATCCACGACCTGAAGAACGCGAACCCGCAGGCGCGGATCCACGTGAAGCTGGTCTCCGAGGTCGGCGTCGGCACGGTCGCGGCCGGTGTGTCCAAGGCGCACGCGGACGTCGTCCTGATCTCCGGCCACGACGGCGGCACCGGCGCCTCCCCGCTGACCTCCCTGAAGCACGCGGGCGGCCCCTGGGAGCTCGGCCTCGCCGAGACCCAGCAGACCCTGCTGCTCAACGGCCTGCGCGACCGGATCGTGGTGCAGACCGACGGCCAGCTGAAGACCGGCCGTGACGTGGTCGTCGCCGCACTGCTCGGCGCCGAGGAGTTCGGTTTCGCGACCGCTCCGCTCGTCGTCTCCGGCTGCATCATGATGCGCGTCTGCCACCTGGACACCTGCCCGGTCGGCATCGCCACCCAGAACCCGACGCTGCGCGAGCGCTTCGCCGGCCAGGCCGAGCACGTCGTCAACTTCTTCCGGTTCATCGCCGAGGAGGTCCGCGAGCTGCTCGCGGAGCTGGGCTTCCGCTCCATCGAGGAGGCCGTCGGTCACGCCGAGGTGCTGGACGTCGAGCGCGCGGTCGACCACTGGAAGGCGCAGGGCCTGGAGCTGGAGCCCCTGTTCCACGTGCCGGACCTGCCCGAGGGCGCCGTCCGCCACCGGGTGATCGCCCAGGACCACGGCCTGGAGAAGGCGCTCGACAACGAGCTGATCAAGCTCGCCGCCGACGCCCTGGCCGCGAGCGACGCGACCGAGGCGCAGCCGGTGCGCGCCCAGGTCGCCATCCGCAACATCAACCGCACGGTCGGCACCATGCTCGGCCACGAGGTGACGAAGAAGTTCGGCGGCGCGGGCCTGCCCGACGACACCGTCGACATCACCTTCACCGGCTCCGCCGGCCAGTCCTTCGGCGCGTTCCTGCCGCGCGGCGTCACGCTGCGCCTGGAGGGCGACGCCAACGACTACGTCGGCAAGGGCCTGTCCGGCGGCCGGATCGTCGTCCGCCCGGACCGCGCGGCCGACCACCTCGCCGAGTACTCGACCATCGCGGGCAACACGATCGGCTACGGCGCCACCGGCGGCGAGCTGTTCCTGCGCGGCCGTACCGGTGAACGGTTCTGCGTCCGCAACTCCGGCGCGCTGGTCGTCTCCGAGGGCGTGGGCGACCACGGCTGCGAGTACATGACCGGTGGCCACGCGGTCGTCCTCGGCCCGACCGGCCGCAACTTCGCGGCGGGCATGTCCGGCGGCGTCGCCTACGTCATCGACCTCGACCGCGACAACGTCAACGTCGGCAACGTCGACGCCGTCGAGGCGCTGGACGACACGGACAAGCAGTGGCTGCACGACGTGGTGCGCCGGCACGCCGAGGAGACCGGCTCGACGGTCGCCGGGAAGCTGCTCGCCGACTGGGACGCCTCCGCGGAGCGCTTCAGCAAGATCATCCCCAGCACGTACAAGGCAGTGCTCGCCGCCAAGGACGCCGCCGAGCGAGCCGGTCTCTCCGAGACCGAGATCACCGAGAAGATGATGGAGGCGGCGACCAATGGCTGACCCGAAGGGCTTCCTGAACCACGGCCGTGAGGTCGCCAAGTCCCGTCCCGTCGAGGTGCGCCTGAAGGACTGGAACGAGGTCTACGTCCCCGGCTCCCTGCTGCCGATCATCAGCAAGCAGGCCAGCCGCTGCATGGACTGCGGCATCCCGTTCTGCCACAACGGCTGTCCGCTCGGGAACCTGATCCCGGAGTGGAACGACTACGCCTACCGCGAGGACTGGTCGGCGGCGTCGGAGCGGCTGCACGCCACGAACAACTTCCCGGAGTTCACCGGCCGGCTCTGCCCGGCCCCCTGCGAGTCGGCGTGCGTGCTCGGCATCAACCAGTCGCCGGTCACCATCAAGAACGTCGAGGTCTCGATCATCGACAAGGCGTGGGAGACCGGTGACGTCGCCCCGCAGGCGCCCGAGCGGCTGTCCGGCAAGACGGTCGCGGTCATCGGCTCGGGCCCGGCGGGCCTGGCCGCCGCCCAGCAGCTGACCCGGGCCGGTCACACCGTCGCCGTCTACGAGCGCGCGGACCGCATCGGAGGCCTCCTGCGGTACGGCATCCCCGAGTTCAAGATGGAGAAGCGGCACATCAACCGCCGTATCGAGCAGATGCGCGCGGAGGGCACCCGCTTCCGTACCGGTGTCGAGGTCGGCCGGGACATCAACGCCCGCGACCTGAAGAAGCGGTACGACGCGATCGTGATCGCCGCCGGTTCCACGACCGCCCGCGACCTTCCGGTGCCGGGCCGTGAACTCAAGGGCATCTACCAGGCGATGGAGTTCCTGCCCCTGGCGAACAAGGTCCAGGAGGGCGACTACGTCACCGCCCCGATCTCGGCCGAGGGCAAGCACGTCGTGGTCATCGGCGGCGGCGACACGGGCGCGGACTGCGTGGGCACCGCCCACCGCCAGGGCGCGGCCTCCGTCACCCAGCTGGAGATCATGCCCCGCCCGAACGACGAGCGGCACGCGACGAACCAGCCCTGGCCGACCTTCCCGATCCTCTACAAGGTCACCTCGGCCCACGAGGAGGGCGGCGAGCGGATCTACTCCGCCTCCACCACCCACTTCGAGGGCGACGAGGACGGCAACGTGCAGTGGCTGCACCTGGCCGAGGTCGAGTTCGTCGACGGCAAGCTGAACCAGAAGCCGGGCAGCGAGCGCAAGATCCCGGCCCAGCTGGTCACCCTTGCCATGGGCTTCACCGGCACCGACCGGGAGAACGGCCTGGTCGAGCAGTTCGGCCTGGAGCTCGACGAGCGCGGCAACGTCGCCCGCGACGCCGCCTTCCAGACGAACGTGCCCGGCGTGTTCGTCGCCGGCGACGCGGGCCGCGGCCAGTCGCTGATCGTCTGGGCGATCGCCGAGGGCCGTTCCGCGGCCCGCGGTGTCGACCGCTTCCTGACCGGCGCCAGCGACCTGCCGGCCCCGATCCGCCCGACCGACCGCGCGCTCGCGGTCTGACCCGCCCGAGGGCCTGACAAGCCCTCACGAGACGTCCCGTACAAAGGCGTACGGAACACTGACGGCGCCCGCCCACCTGTCCCCGACCGGACTCTTGGGCGGGCGCCGCCGCATGCCCGGCAGCCTCGCGGCTACGGCACCCGGTACGACTCCCCGTACACCTTCCACCGGAGCGGCGTGCGCAGGTCCAGGTTGCCGTCGTAGAGGAACTCCCGCTGGGCCGTGTCGATGCGGGAGGTGTCGATGGTGGCCTTCCTCGCCTTCATGGCCTTGCGGCGCACATCCAGGAAGATGTCCAGGTAGTTCTTCTCGCTGCCGCCCTCGGAGGGGCTGTCGGCCTCCGCGAGGGCGCGCTCGCGCAACCCGTAGAAGCTGTTCGGGCCCGTGCCGGGGCCGTGGAAGACCATTGCGTCGAAGTAGACGAACTGGCCCAGCGTGCCCAGGCCGTCGAGCTTGGCGAGCCGGACGGCCGGCTCGAAGTAGACGCGGTCGCGCTCCTTCTCCTGCGCGTCGCGGAACGCGGGGACCTTCGCCTCCCGCTTCCACGCCGGGACGAAGCCCGGCTCCAGACCCTTGTGGGAGGGCGTACCGTCGACCTTGCGCAGGGCGGGCAGGTAGCGCGCCAGCCCGTTGTGCGGGTGGGCCTCGGTGTAGCGCTCGACCAGGGTCCGCAGGTCGTGGGTGCCGGTGCAGAAGCCGATGATGCCGGCGGTGTAGCCCTGCCCGTCGCCGATGTCCTCGATGTAGCCGTAGGCGCTTTGCCAGTCGAGCGTGGAGTTCTCGGCGCTCGCCACGAGCCGCTGCGCCAGCTCCTTCTTCGCGGGCGCCTCCAGACCGGCCGGGGCGTCGGCGATGACCTCCGCGTCCTCGGCCCGCTCCGACTCGGCCCGCGTCTTGGCCTCCTGGCGGGCCTGCTGGGCGGCGGACAGGCGCGTGCCCCCGGAGTCGCCGGACCCGTCGGGGGTGGCGGCGTACACCGCCGCGGTGACGACGACCGGCACGGCCGCGAACAGCAGGACTCCGGCTCGTCTCATGCGCCGGCCCCTCCCGTGAGATCCGATACCTTCACCAGCGCCAGGATGAGCAGCAACGCCGACAGGGCCACGCAGGCGCCCGTCTGGACGAGGGTACGGCGCCCGTCCCGGGGAGCGTACGCGTAGGCCAGCGTCACGGCGCCGCCGGCCAGCAGCCCGCCGAGGTGCGCCTCCCAGGACGTCACCCACGCGGACAGCACCAGCCAGAGCAGCAGGCCGCCCATGTGCTGGTTGACCGACCGCATGTCGTAGCCGAGGCGGCGGCCCATCACGTAGTAGGCGGCGCCGAGACCGAAGATCGCGCCCGACGCGCCGATCGTCAGGGCCTCCGGGGCGACGAGCAGGACGAGGACCGAACCGCCCAGTGCCGACAGCAGGTAGAGGGCGAGATAGCGGACGCGGCCCAGCTGCGCCTCCACGACACGGCCGACGGTCCACAGCGAGGCCATGT of the Streptomyces sp. 1222.5 genome contains:
- a CDS encoding VIT1/CCC1 transporter family protein; this translates as MAIIDTEAALHEAHRDNHTHRDVNGGWLRPAVFGAMDGLVSNLALMTGVAGGSVGQQAIVLTGLAGLAAGAFSMAAGEYTSVASQRELVEAELDVERRELRKHPQDEEDELAALYVARGVEPALAREVARQLSKDPEQALEIHAREELGIDPGDLPSPLVAAVSSFGSFALGALLPLLPYLLGATALWPAVLLALAGLFGCGAVVAKVTARSWWYSGLRQLALGGAAAGVTYALGSLFGTAVG
- a CDS encoding ADP-ribosylglycohydrolase family protein; this translates as MVSIARNPPVPAPGDAAELRERARGALLGLAVGDALGAPAENLRPSEIRARWGRITGYVTDRPSGTDDTEYAIFSGLLLARHGSALTPAHVEAAWHEWIADRAEGPFRGAGFSERGTLENLRRGLAAPISAQHRHAWSDGLAMRAAPFGVFAAGRPGEAARLVAVDGSISHEGEGIYGGQAVAAGVAAAMAGAPVTVVIASALAVVPDDSWTARSLRRAVTVAHRGERAVRSAVVIGGYPWTDLAPEAVALAFGAYAAADGDFREAVLTAVNMGRDADTTAAVAGALAGATQGLAAIPPDWASAIGPARGRCLPSMAGHHVLDVAELLVPGEGGKWGADVVLPEVLPERLRGLLRGPAPDPVPDTSQPVHEVRQVLPQSLGREPAREAAPATGSTPAPHTTDSPPRPAAVSAAADDAPQPAAASAAAPASLLSASRPATAPASLPTAPEPAGPPPHTPAEGPAGQPPVLVPATGPCERPSPPAPTPPPTERPPARPTTSASAERPPALPPAEEPAGQPPVLVPATGPRERPSPPAPTPPPTERPPARPTTSASAERPPALPPAEQPIPLPTTPRPSGHFPPPAPAAEAAERPGALPLAPRPTGPSASGPTDPPAPRATSPHPADATPPPASAPAGQPPPLPARPGAGGPGAGEQSPLVGAGNGGSQDSEGRS
- the gltB gene encoding glutamate synthase large subunit, which translates into the protein MRTPRQPSQHSANGQNWSFMDARPAAQGMYDPRNEHDACGVGFVATLTGDASHTLVEQALTVLRNLEHRGATGSEPDSGDGAGILSQVPDAFFREVAGFGLPAAGSYAVGIAFLPEEGTEDAVSRIETIAAEEGLTVLGWRAVPVAPELLGATARSTMPAFRQIFVEDGASEGIALDRKAFALRKRAEREVGVYFPSLSARTIVYKGMLTTGQLEPFFPDLSDRRFASAVALVHSRFSTNTFPSWPLAHPYRFVAHNGEINTVKGNRNWMRARESQLVSELFGDRDLERLFPLCTPDASDSATFDEVLELLHLGGRSLPHSVLMMIPEAWENHDSMDPARRAFYQFHSTMMEPWDGPACVTFTDGTQVGAVLDRNGLRPGRYWVTDDGLVVLGSEVGVLDIDPAKVVRKGRLQPGRMFLVDTAEHRIIEDDEIKASLAAEKPYAEWLEAGEIELGDLPEREHIVHTHASVTRRQQTFGYTEEELRVILAPMARSGAEPIGSMGTDSPIAALSERPRLLFDYFTQLFAQVTNPPLDAIREELVTSLRSSLGPEGNLLEPTAASCRSVTLPFPVIDNDELAKLIHINADGDMPGFKAATLSGLYRVSGGGDSLAARIEEICAEADAAIDNGARLIVLSDRHSDAEHAPIPSLLLTSAVHHHLIRTKQRTQVGLLVEAGDVREVHHVALLIGFGAAAVNPYLAMESVEDLVRAGTFLSGAEPEQAIRNLIYALGKGVLKVMSKMGISTVASYRGAQVFEAVGLDQQFVEKYFNGTATKIGGVGIDVIAKEVAARHAKAYPASGIAPAHRALEIGGEYQWRREGEPHLFDPETVFRLQHSTRTGRYDIFKKYTDRVNEQSERLMTLRGLFGFTSDRPSIPVDEVEPVSEIVKRFSTGAMSYGSISKEAHETLAIAMNQLGGKSNTGEGGEDPERLYDPARRSAIKQVASGRFGVTSEYLVNADDIQIKMAQGAKPGEGGQLPGHKVYPWVAKTRHSTPGVGLISPPPHHDIYSIEDLAQLIHDLKNANPQARIHVKLVSEVGVGTVAAGVSKAHADVVLISGHDGGTGASPLTSLKHAGGPWELGLAETQQTLLLNGLRDRIVVQTDGQLKTGRDVVVAALLGAEEFGFATAPLVVSGCIMMRVCHLDTCPVGIATQNPTLRERFAGQAEHVVNFFRFIAEEVRELLAELGFRSIEEAVGHAEVLDVERAVDHWKAQGLELEPLFHVPDLPEGAVRHRVIAQDHGLEKALDNELIKLAADALAASDATEAQPVRAQVAIRNINRTVGTMLGHEVTKKFGGAGLPDDTVDITFTGSAGQSFGAFLPRGVTLRLEGDANDYVGKGLSGGRIVVRPDRAADHLAEYSTIAGNTIGYGATGGELFLRGRTGERFCVRNSGALVVSEGVGDHGCEYMTGGHAVVLGPTGRNFAAGMSGGVAYVIDLDRDNVNVGNVDAVEALDDTDKQWLHDVVRRHAEETGSTVAGKLLADWDASAERFSKIIPSTYKAVLAAKDAAERAGLSETEITEKMMEAATNG
- a CDS encoding chitosanase produces the protein MRRAGVLLFAAVPVVVTAAVYAATPDGSGDSGGTRLSAAQQARQEAKTRAESERAEDAEVIADAPAGLEAPAKKELAQRLVASAENSTLDWQSAYGYIEDIGDGQGYTAGIIGFCTGTHDLRTLVERYTEAHPHNGLARYLPALRKVDGTPSHKGLEPGFVPAWKREAKVPAFRDAQEKERDRVYFEPAVRLAKLDGLGTLGQFVYFDAMVFHGPGTGPNSFYGLRERALAEADSPSEGGSEKNYLDIFLDVRRKAMKARKATIDTSRIDTAQREFLYDGNLDLRTPLRWKVYGESYRVP
- a CDS encoding glutamate synthase subunit beta is translated as MADPKGFLNHGREVAKSRPVEVRLKDWNEVYVPGSLLPIISKQASRCMDCGIPFCHNGCPLGNLIPEWNDYAYREDWSAASERLHATNNFPEFTGRLCPAPCESACVLGINQSPVTIKNVEVSIIDKAWETGDVAPQAPERLSGKTVAVIGSGPAGLAAAQQLTRAGHTVAVYERADRIGGLLRYGIPEFKMEKRHINRRIEQMRAEGTRFRTGVEVGRDINARDLKKRYDAIVIAAGSTTARDLPVPGRELKGIYQAMEFLPLANKVQEGDYVTAPISAEGKHVVVIGGGDTGADCVGTAHRQGAASVTQLEIMPRPNDERHATNQPWPTFPILYKVTSAHEEGGERIYSASTTHFEGDEDGNVQWLHLAEVEFVDGKLNQKPGSERKIPAQLVTLAMGFTGTDRENGLVEQFGLELDERGNVARDAAFQTNVPGVFVAGDAGRGQSLIVWAIAEGRSAARGVDRFLTGASDLPAPIRPTDRALAV